A part of Aegilops tauschii subsp. strangulata cultivar AL8/78 chromosome 2, Aet v6.0, whole genome shotgun sequence genomic DNA contains:
- the LOC109735581 gene encoding autophagy-related protein 18a-like, with the protein MASSPSSSPAAPAEADSPIVHVAFSSGTSHFVASTATGFHVFSCDDDKVERVHYKSDAVASPGVVVTSAELLTRSRVAVVTQMAGAVKGAAEHHAIYFWDEESGEAKQIAIGSTKTPDLGPVGGLRLLGGHVLVAGQQMAMLVISGDLKSRKLVQTGPNPLGLCALAVDQETRLVCALPRPEKGAVQVRRTGKPGSVDVRAHASSLSCIALSRDGRLLATAGSKGTLVRIFSTDDGTMLQELRRGIDRADIHCIAFSPDFRWLAVSSDKGTVHVFPVASVDKATLTMEGGDGDALLVAPSRAAAFPPAPAAAKQGSLLPSFLKGYLPSYFSSERSLAQVRLREGVEYAVEFWRHHPNNILIAGTDGSFYRCRFDPVNAGEMKQLEHERFIKKINE; encoded by the exons ATGGCGTCTTCGCCGTCGTCGTCCCCCGCGGCCCCCGCCGAAGCCGACTCCCCGATCGTCCACGTCGCCTTCAGCAGCGGCACCTCCCACTTCGTCGCGTCCACGGCCACCGGGTTCCACGTCTTCTCCTGCGACGACGACAAGGTCGAGCGCGTCCACTACAAGTCCGACGCCGTCGCCTCTCCCGGCGTCGTGGTGACCTCCGCCGAGCTGCTAACGCGGTCGCGCGTGGCCGTTGTGACCCAGATGGCAGGCGCCGTCAAGGGCGCGGCCGAGCACCACGCCATCTACTTCTGGGACGAGGAGAGCGGGGAGGCGAAGCAGATAGCCATCGGCTCGACCAAGACCCCCGACCTCGGCCCCGTGGGCGGGCTCCGCCTTCTCGGGGGCCACGTGCTCGTCGCCGGCCAGCAGATGGCCATGCTGGTCATCAGCGGCGACTTGAAGAGCCGAAAGCTGGTTCAGACGGGCCCCAACCCGCTTGGGCTGTGCGCGCTGGCGGTTGACCAGGAGACGCGGCTCGTCTGCGCCCTGCCGCGGCCGGAGAAGGGGGCGGTGCAGGTCCGCCGGACCGGCAAGCCCGGCAGCGTCGACGTGCGCGCGCACGCGTCGAGCCTGTCGTGCATCGCGCTCTCCCGCGACGGCCGGCTGCTCGCCACAGCCGGATCAAAGGGCACGCTCGTGCGCATCTTCAGCACCGACGACGGCACCATGCTCCAAGAG CTAAGGAGAGGCATCGACAGAGCAGACATCCACTGCATCGCCTTCTCGCCGGACTTCAGATGGCTGGCCGTTTCCAGCGACAAGGGGACGGTCCACGTTTTCCCCGTCGCCAGCGTCGACAAAGCAACCTTGACAATGGAGGGCGGCGACGGGGATGCCCTCCTGGTGGCCCCGTCACGAGCAGCGGCGTTTCCTCCTGCACCGGCAGCAGCCAAGCAGGGATCATTACTGCCATCGTTCTTGAAAG GTTACTTGCCGAGCTACTTCAGCTCAGAGCGGTCTCTGGCGCAGGTCCGGCTCCGTGAGGGCGTCGAGTACGCGGTGGAGTTCTGGCGGCACCACCCCAACAACATCCTCATCGCCGGCACGGACGGAAG CTTCTACCGGTGCCGTTTCGACCCCGTGAACGCGGGCGAGATGAAGCAGCTGGAGCATGAGAGATTCATTAAGAAGATCAACGAGTGA
- the LOC109735582 gene encoding autophagy-related protein 18d-like, protein MDNHGELSRWLLEWFSTADGDEREAMIQAIYGLWLARNSARDGKRIDQPHEIMELEAPEDGWVKINSDGAVHKGGSKAGGGAVLRDHNGAFLAGVCHHFPHIVEPEAAEILACKRALHVAEEINVQNVHLELDCLPVVPMINQKGINYSGAGPWIQEIKQMLALKNDYKVTWVKRTALMDLSLSPSVMASTSSTSELPDGVVLVPAPDPLVHVAFNQHGTHFVAAMATGFHVFSCHPLESGMHRRSSELKVTSAQLLTRSQLAVATRRPSAVSGAVDDHVIDFWNGMCKPKDARTNTVRSPCGAVGGFRLRGDHMLVAGEGTATLFDGVHWEKEVRRRGRAGSVSVCAHGSGVACLALSRDGRLLATAGTRGTLVRIFSTADGTKLQELRRGTEGADIHCIAFSHDSKWLAVSSDKATVHVFSINDFNLTSSTLEEDHASNDILAAPLVLPSSPAPATTNQSSSRMSFLKGYLPTYFSSKWSFAQFRIPNAWTKCSVAFDRRHPNTITIVCMDKRFYRCEFDPVKGGDMVPGVYHENFMDL, encoded by the exons ATGGACAATCATGGTGAGTTATCTCGCTGGCTCCTTGAATGGTTCTCAACTGCTGATGGGGACGAGCGGGAGGCAATGATACAGGCCATTTATGGTCTCTGGCTCGCTAGGAATTCAGCAAGAGATGGGAAGAGGATTGACCAACCACATGAAATAATGGAGTTG GAAGCACCTGAAGATGGATGGGTTAAGATCAATTCTGATGGTGCGGTTCATAAAGGAGGGAGTAAGGCTGGTGGTGGAGCGGTACTTCGGGACCACAACGGGGCATTTCTGGCCGGAGTGTGCCATCATTTTCCACACATTGTGGAGCCTGAAGCAGCGGAGATATTGGCTTGCAAAAGAGCTTTGCATGTAGCTGAGGAGATCAATGTACAGAATGTCCATTTGGAGTTGGACTGTTTGCCGGTGGTGCCAATGATCAACCAGAAGGGCATCAATTATTCGGGAGCTGGACCATGGATTCAGGAAATTAAACAGATGCTGGCGTTGAAGAATGACTACAAAGTGACATGGGTGAAACGCACCG CTTTGATGGATCTATCGTTGAGCCCATCGGTCATGGCGTCTACATCGTCTACGTCCGAGCTGCCGGACGGGGTAGTCCTAGTCCCCGCTCCGGATCCGCTCGTCCACGTCGCCTTCAACCAGCACGGCACGCACTTCGTCGCGGCCATGGCCACCGGCTTCCACGTATTCTCCTGCCACCCTCTCGAGAGCGGCATGCACCGGCGCAGCAGCGAGCTCAAGGTGACCTCCGCCCAGCTGCTCACGCGCTCGCAGCTGGCCGTCGCGACGCGGAGGCCCAGCGCCGTCAGCGGCGCCGTCGATGACCACGTCATCGACTTCTGGAACGGCATGTGCAAGCCCAAGGACGCCAGGACCAACACCGTCAGGAGCCCGTGCGGCGCCGTCGGCGGGTTCCGCCTGCGGGGGGACCACatgctcgtcgccggcgaggggaCGGCCACGCTGTTCGACGGCGTGCACTGGGAGAAGGAG GTCCGCCGGCGCGGCAGGGCCGGCAGCGTCAGCGTGTGCGCCCACGGCTCCGGCGTGGCGTGCCTCGCGCTGTCCCGCGACGGACGGCTGCTCGCCACCGCCGGCACCAGGGGCACGCTCGTGCGCATATTCAGCACCGCCGACGGCACCAAGCTCCAAGAG CTGAGAAGAGGCACCGAAGGGGCAGACATCCACTGCATCGCCTTTTCCCACGACTCCAAATGGTTAGCGGTGTCCAGCGACAAGGCAACGGTGCACGTTTTTAGCATCAATGACTTCAACCTCACAAGCTCCACTCTCGAGGAAGACCATGCCAGTAATGACATTCTGGCGGCACCACTAGTACTACCATCTTCTCCCGCACCCGCAACAACCAACCAGAGCTCATCACGCATGTCGTTCTTGAAAG GCTACCTGCCGACGTATTTCAGCTCGAAGTGGTCGTTTGCCCAGTTCCGGATCCCTAACGCCTGGACCAAGTGCTCCGTGGCATTCGACCGGAGACACCCCAACACCATTACCATTGTCTGCATGGACAAAAG GTTCTACCGCTGCGAGTTCGACCCGGTGAAAGGAGGCGACATGGTGCCGGGGGTGTACCATGAGAACTTCATGGACCTCTGA